The following coding sequences lie in one Desulfobotulus pelophilus genomic window:
- a CDS encoding class I SAM-dependent methyltransferase, with translation MFSSLSSLKAVSRTLMLPLFFRAEECHAADPIVHDPMARELVDQIPYNFHAFRGHTLMKTATLMRVAAVDRMVRDFLASHPDAVVVNVGAGLDTRFFRMDTGKLDWYELDLPEVMAIRRFFFEETRRYHMIDASLQDTGWYGSIASEGRPLLIIAEGVLMYLSEKCVRSFVQQIQKHFACSSLVFDAVSPYQVAMSAFNPTLWLMGARFSWGISSPRELEGWQGDIRLYESCYYLNEPLPRMGWLNFFSCSPAVRFGFSVQAYVLGKTPSP, from the coding sequence ATGTTTTCCTCCCTTTCTTCTCTGAAAGCCGTTTCACGGACACTGATGCTTCCTCTTTTTTTCAGGGCGGAAGAATGTCATGCAGCAGACCCCATTGTCCATGACCCCATGGCACGGGAACTTGTTGATCAGATCCCTTATAACTTTCATGCATTCAGGGGCCATACCCTGATGAAAACCGCAACACTGATGCGTGTGGCTGCCGTGGACCGCATGGTGCGGGACTTTCTTGCTTCCCATCCGGATGCGGTGGTGGTGAACGTGGGCGCCGGGCTGGACACCCGTTTTTTCCGCATGGACACGGGGAAGCTGGACTGGTATGAACTGGATCTGCCGGAAGTGATGGCCATCCGCCGTTTCTTTTTTGAGGAAACCCGGAGGTATCATATGATTGACGCGTCACTGCAAGATACCGGATGGTATGGTTCCATAGCGTCGGAGGGCCGCCCTCTGCTGATTATTGCGGAGGGTGTTCTGATGTATCTGTCAGAAAAGTGTGTGCGGAGTTTTGTGCAACAGATTCAGAAACATTTTGCCTGCTCTTCTCTGGTATTTGATGCCGTCAGTCCCTATCAGGTGGCGATGAGTGCTTTCAACCCTACCCTCTGGCTGATGGGAGCCCGTTTCAGCTGGGGTATCAGCAGTCCCCGTGAACTGGAAGGCTGGCAGGGAGATATCCGGCTTTATGAAAGCTGCTATTACCTGAATGAGCCCCTGCCCCGGATGGGGTGGCTGAACTTTTTTTCCTGTTCACCGGCCGTACGTTTTGGCTTTTCCGTGCAGGCCTATGTTCTTGGAAAAACACCTTCTCCCTGA
- the mtnA gene encoding S-methyl-5-thioribose-1-phosphate isomerase yields the protein MSFLPSTRPIWPHPEEEGVVQVIDQRLLPHKVQILDLRTVEDAIEAIRTLTVRGAPLIGASAAWAMYLAAFTSPGGRAEYPWMEDCCRRIKEARPTAVNLAWAADRLMEKLVGVPEGPERIVAMYEEAAAVTDEEARRCRAIGEHGLPLIQEIARVKNGAPVNILTHCNAGWLACVAYGTATAPIYAAHGAGIPVHVWVDETRPLNQGSRLTAWELGEAGVPHTVIADNTGGHLMQQGMVDMVIVGTDRTTGTGDVANKIGTYLKALAAKDNGVPFYVALPSSTIDWELEKGSDIPIEARSPDEVRYVHGMDDEGRLTRVLVPPAASPAMDYAFDVTPARLVTGLITEKGFCAASREGLLSLFHEP from the coding sequence ATGTCTTTTTTACCCTCTACCCGTCCCATCTGGCCCCATCCCGAAGAGGAAGGGGTTGTTCAGGTTATTGATCAGCGGCTTCTGCCCCACAAGGTGCAGATTCTGGATTTGCGCACAGTGGAGGATGCCATAGAAGCCATTCGGACCCTTACGGTGCGGGGTGCCCCTCTTATCGGGGCCTCTGCCGCCTGGGCCATGTATCTTGCCGCCTTCACTTCTCCCGGAGGCAGGGCGGAGTACCCTTGGATGGAAGACTGCTGCCGGAGAATCAAAGAGGCCCGTCCCACGGCCGTCAACCTTGCATGGGCTGCGGACCGGCTGATGGAAAAGCTGGTAGGGGTTCCGGAAGGCCCGGAACGAATTGTGGCCATGTATGAGGAAGCGGCAGCGGTTACGGATGAAGAAGCCCGTCGCTGCAGAGCCATTGGCGAGCATGGTCTTCCCCTTATTCAGGAGATAGCCAGAGTTAAAAACGGTGCTCCCGTCAACATTCTCACCCACTGTAATGCGGGATGGCTGGCCTGTGTGGCATACGGAACGGCTACAGCTCCTATTTATGCGGCCCATGGTGCGGGAATTCCCGTTCATGTGTGGGTGGATGAAACCCGTCCTTTGAATCAGGGTTCCCGGCTTACGGCCTGGGAGCTGGGAGAGGCTGGGGTACCCCATACGGTGATTGCGGACAATACGGGAGGCCATCTCATGCAGCAGGGGATGGTGGATATGGTGATTGTGGGAACGGACCGGACCACCGGTACAGGAGATGTGGCCAACAAAATCGGGACCTATCTCAAGGCTCTGGCCGCAAAGGACAATGGCGTGCCATTTTACGTAGCTCTGCCCTCTTCCACCATTGACTGGGAGCTGGAAAAGGGATCGGATATTCCCATAGAAGCCAGAAGTCCGGATGAAGTGCGGTATGTCCATGGCATGGACGATGAGGGCAGGCTGACAAGGGTGCTGGTGCCTCCGGCTGCCAGTCCTGCCATGGATTATGCCTTTGATGTGACACCGGCCAGGCTGGTGACGGGTCTCATTACGGAAAAGGGTTTCTGTGCGGCCAGCAGAGAGGGACTTCTTTCTCTTTTTCATGAACCATAG
- a CDS encoding methyl-accepting chemotaxis protein, with the protein MILPDRMSIGAKLMTGVVVLLILTCSGMGFFSYRAAYQTLHNTIEESLPVIAEEGAKYIRGQLDNYILGIESVAQRQVIRSMNWQEQRLAMESEVRRLGYMDMGIVTPDGLARYPDGTTAELGDRGYVKDAFGGKTVISDVIISRIIDAPVMMMASPVRDENRRIVAVLIARLDGNVLSRISGDIKYGENGYSYVINEKGALVAHNNRDYVMESRNFLEEGKNNPQYRRVSEMMQRMVRGERGFDEYHFMGEDRLFGFVPIEGTNWFITVGALKNEVFADIHAMRLRFLLFSAGFIALGCIAAFFFSRALVSPIRDVVSMLKDIAGGEGDLTRRLSVSTKDEIGDLAAYFNAFVEKIQSLVTMIGDNVQTLASSASGLSAVSTQTTQGVQSMSAKTSTAARAAEESRLNTTAVAASMEETSTNLTSVASATEEMSATIGEIASGSEKARAISHQAGVQAASVSALMHEFGQAAREIDQVSETITNISSQTNLLALNATIEAARAGDAGKGFAVVAGEIKELARQTAAATEDIKSRISGVQESSATAIADIEKITGVIAEVCELVAGMAAAIEQQTAVTREVAANIAQASTGVQDANERVSHIASSSETMEADIRDVDQTAAELKAGGQKVEESAVELSRLAGHLRELVSQFRV; encoded by the coding sequence ATGATTCTACCTGATCGAATGAGCATTGGTGCAAAATTGATGACAGGAGTAGTCGTCCTGCTGATTCTGACCTGTTCCGGCATGGGTTTTTTTTCGTACCGCGCGGCTTATCAGACCCTTCATAATACCATTGAAGAGTCCCTGCCCGTCATTGCGGAAGAAGGCGCCAAATATATCCGGGGTCAGCTGGACAACTATATTCTGGGCATAGAAAGTGTGGCTCAGCGTCAGGTGATTCGGAGCATGAACTGGCAGGAACAGCGACTGGCCATGGAAAGCGAGGTCCGTCGGCTGGGATATATGGATATGGGTATTGTCACCCCCGACGGGCTGGCCCGTTATCCGGATGGGACTACGGCTGAGCTGGGAGACCGTGGTTACGTGAAGGATGCCTTTGGTGGAAAAACCGTGATATCGGATGTGATTATCAGCCGTATTATTGATGCACCGGTTATGATGATGGCAAGTCCTGTCCGGGATGAGAACCGACGGATTGTGGCTGTTCTCATCGCCCGGCTGGACGGTAATGTCCTTTCCCGCATTTCTGGGGACATCAAATACGGAGAAAATGGATACTCCTATGTGATTAATGAAAAAGGCGCTCTGGTTGCCCACAACAATCGGGATTACGTGATGGAATCCCGCAATTTTCTTGAAGAGGGAAAAAACAATCCCCAGTACCGGCGCGTATCCGAAATGATGCAGCGCATGGTCAGGGGGGAGCGTGGTTTTGATGAATATCATTTTATGGGAGAAGACCGTCTTTTCGGTTTTGTTCCCATTGAAGGGACCAACTGGTTCATTACCGTTGGGGCGTTGAAGAATGAGGTCTTTGCGGATATTCATGCCATGCGGCTCCGCTTTCTGCTGTTTTCCGCAGGTTTTATTGCACTGGGGTGCATAGCCGCTTTTTTCTTCAGCCGGGCCCTTGTCTCTCCCATCCGGGATGTGGTCAGCATGTTGAAGGATATTGCCGGAGGAGAAGGCGATCTGACCCGGCGGCTCAGTGTGTCTACAAAAGATGAGATTGGTGATCTTGCTGCGTACTTCAATGCCTTTGTAGAAAAAATTCAGTCTCTTGTAACCATGATCGGTGACAATGTGCAAACCCTTGCCTCTTCCGCATCGGGTCTTTCCGCTGTCAGTACCCAGACCACGCAGGGTGTACAGTCTATGTCCGCAAAAACCTCTACAGCAGCCAGAGCTGCGGAGGAATCGCGTCTGAACACAACGGCTGTTGCGGCCAGTATGGAAGAAACCAGCACCAACCTTACCTCTGTGGCCAGCGCCACTGAAGAGATGAGCGCCACCATTGGAGAAATTGCATCGGGTTCGGAAAAGGCAAGGGCCATCAGCCATCAGGCGGGAGTTCAGGCGGCCTCCGTTTCTGCCCTGATGCATGAATTCGGGCAGGCCGCCCGTGAGATTGATCAGGTAAGCGAGACCATAACCAATATCTCTTCCCAGACCAATCTTCTGGCCCTCAATGCCACCATAGAGGCGGCCAGGGCCGGGGATGCCGGTAAGGGTTTTGCCGTGGTTGCAGGGGAAATCAAAGAGCTGGCCCGTCAGACCGCTGCCGCAACGGAAGATATCAAATCAAGGATCAGCGGCGTGCAGGAGTCTTCTGCCACAGCCATTGCGGATATTGAGAAGATTACCGGTGTGATTGCAGAGGTCTGTGAACTGGTTGCCGGCATGGCCGCTGCCATTGAGCAGCAGACGGCCGTTACCCGGGAAGTGGCCGCCAACATTGCCCAAGCCTCCACCGGTGTGCAGGATGCCAATGAAAGGGTTTCTCACATTGCTTCTTCGTCGGAAACCATGGAAGCGGATATCCGGGATGTGGATCAGACGGCAGCGGAACTTAAGGCCGGTGGTCAGAAGGTGGAAGAAAGTGCGGTGGAGCTTTCCCGGCTGGCCGGACATCTGAGAGAGCTGGTATCCCAGTTCAGAGTTTGA
- the ahbB gene encoding siroheme decarboxylase subunit beta — translation MLTEDEKKIISAIQGDLPLDPRPYRILAESVGMDEDRFLILLKGLDERKLIRRYGATLRHQKSGFSANAMVAWKAPEDRVLEIGRIMAGFEAVSHCYRRDPKPGWPYNLYTMVHARTHESCRSLVAEMSQQAGLAEYSMLFSIRELKKTSMRYFESEDWMEDGEG, via the coding sequence ATGCTGACAGAAGATGAAAAAAAGATTATCAGTGCCATTCAGGGAGATCTTCCTCTGGATCCAAGGCCCTACAGAATTCTTGCCGAAAGTGTTGGAATGGATGAGGATCGCTTTCTTATCCTTCTTAAAGGACTGGATGAAAGAAAGCTGATCCGTCGTTATGGAGCCACCCTGCGCCATCAGAAATCCGGTTTCTCGGCCAATGCCATGGTGGCATGGAAGGCTCCGGAAGACAGGGTTCTTGAGATTGGCAGAATCATGGCTGGTTTTGAAGCCGTTTCCCATTGCTATCGCAGGGATCCCAAGCCGGGCTGGCCCTATAATCTTTATACCATGGTCCATGCGAGAACCCATGAATCCTGTCGCAGTCTCGTGGCGGAAATGTCGCAGCAGGCAGGCCTTGCAGAGTACTCCATGCTGTTCAGCATCCGGGAGCTGAAAAAAACATCCATGCGCTATTTCGAGTCGGAAGACTGGATGGAAGATGGCGAAGGGTGA
- the ade gene encoding adenine deaminase: MNRNKEWMAVVRGEAPADLLLTGAKIVNVYTGEILEQSLAVHQGRFAGFGDYEAKDTIHLKGLFLIPGFIDAHVHIESSMAAPSQFVKTVLPRGTTAVVADPHEIANVLGKEGIQYMLDASENQPMDLFFTLPSCVPATHMETAGARLEAEDLEPFLSHPRILALAEMMNFPGVIFGDPGVHAKIKASHGAGKPVDGHAPGLSGKALNAYLSAGIASDHECTTAEEALEKMRGGMHIMVREGTCAQNLYGLLPALNEQTCRRMMWCTDDRHPHDLMQEGHVDDIVRRAIAEGVDPVTAIQMATLNPAEYFGLRDRGAIAPGLQADFLVVRDLDALHIDAVYVKGRLVAEKGQLAADIVLPETHSPPESMRLREDQLDFSIPAEGKRIRVMEVIPGQVVTASLVMDACIRDGLAVADPEQDLVKLAVVERYTGSAGCGMGFVRGLGIRKGALASSVGHDSHNLIVAGDTDDDMRTAAEAVIAMKGGMVVVKEGRVVASLSLSIAGLMSTAAMEDIDAAMADLIREAKALGCTPADPFMTVGFLSLPVIPSLKLTDKGLVDVDRFERVPLFLEEGRE; the protein is encoded by the coding sequence ATGAACAGAAACAAAGAATGGATGGCTGTGGTCAGAGGGGAGGCACCTGCCGATCTTCTTCTGACAGGGGCAAAAATCGTGAATGTGTATACAGGAGAAATTCTGGAACAGTCCCTTGCCGTTCATCAGGGGCGTTTTGCAGGATTCGGGGACTATGAGGCAAAGGATACGATCCATCTGAAGGGCCTGTTTCTGATTCCGGGTTTCATTGACGCCCACGTTCACATAGAAAGCAGTATGGCCGCACCATCCCAGTTTGTGAAAACCGTTCTTCCCAGAGGTACGACAGCCGTTGTGGCTGATCCCCATGAAATTGCCAATGTACTGGGGAAGGAAGGCATTCAGTATATGCTGGATGCCAGCGAAAATCAGCCCATGGATCTTTTTTTCACCCTGCCATCCTGCGTGCCAGCTACGCACATGGAAACCGCTGGAGCCAGGCTGGAGGCAGAGGATCTGGAACCTTTTCTGAGCCATCCAAGGATTCTGGCTCTGGCGGAAATGATGAATTTTCCGGGGGTGATATTCGGTGATCCCGGTGTTCATGCCAAAATTAAAGCCAGTCATGGTGCCGGGAAACCGGTAGATGGCCACGCTCCCGGTCTTTCCGGCAAAGCCCTGAACGCCTACCTTTCCGCAGGTATTGCTTCGGACCATGAATGCACCACTGCGGAGGAAGCATTGGAAAAAATGCGGGGTGGTATGCACATCATGGTGCGGGAAGGCACCTGTGCTCAGAATCTTTACGGACTTCTGCCTGCCCTGAATGAGCAGACCTGTCGGCGGATGATGTGGTGTACGGATGATCGTCACCCCCATGATCTGATGCAGGAAGGTCATGTGGATGATATTGTACGCCGGGCCATTGCAGAGGGAGTGGATCCCGTAACGGCCATTCAGATGGCTACCCTGAACCCTGCGGAGTATTTTGGTTTGCGGGACAGGGGGGCTATAGCGCCGGGCCTGCAGGCGGATTTCCTGGTGGTGAGAGATCTGGATGCCCTGCATATTGATGCTGTGTATGTAAAAGGACGGCTTGTGGCGGAAAAGGGACAGCTTGCGGCAGATATTGTGCTTCCCGAAACGCATTCTCCTCCGGAATCCATGCGCCTGAGGGAAGACCAGCTGGATTTTTCCATTCCGGCGGAAGGGAAACGGATCCGGGTTATGGAAGTTATACCGGGGCAGGTGGTAACCGCGAGCCTTGTCATGGATGCCTGTATCCGTGACGGGCTGGCAGTGGCGGATCCGGAGCAGGATCTGGTAAAGCTTGCTGTGGTGGAGCGTTATACGGGGAGTGCCGGATGCGGCATGGGGTTTGTCCGGGGCCTTGGTATCCGCAAGGGAGCTCTGGCTTCCAGTGTGGGCCATGACTCCCATAATCTCATTGTTGCCGGAGATACGGATGACGACATGAGAACAGCGGCTGAGGCTGTGATTGCCATGAAAGGCGGTATGGTTGTGGTGAAGGAGGGCAGGGTTGTGGCTTCCCTCTCCCTTTCCATAGCCGGACTGATGTCCACCGCGGCCATGGAAGACATTGATGCCGCCATGGCGGATCTGATCCGGGAGGCAAAAGCTCTGGGTTGCACACCGGCAGATCCCTTCATGACCGTAGGCTTTCTCTCCCTGCCCGTTATTCCTTCCTTAAAGCTCACGGATAAAGGCCTTGTGGATGTGGACCGTTTTGAACGGGTGCCTCTTTTTCTGGAAGAGGGCAGAGAGTGA
- a CDS encoding PHA/PHB synthase family protein, with the protein MKAQKKPIIRNPKPAKENPAVENMEKPTQDSVLEAAHIIDRNFRKAMVPLTGPIDIPAFSRAYFDAMIHLAWSPGTRFRLFLEQMHFLSDMAAIQTGTAPPSVDRRFRDPQWETWPFSLYRDTFLRLESHLETRLQDIRGVSNHSNLLVQFFTHQITAMMNPLNFPVTNPEVIRTTMEQGGQNIVKGIQNLIDTLSTHGGELVVRHSRDDYYEVGKTLACTPGKVVYRNRLIELIQYEPVTDKAVGTPILLVPAWINKYYILDLSPHNSLARYLTEQGFTVFIISWKNVDGSFRNDGIDSYVKTGLVEAVAEIRNITGSKGVHLTGYCMGAILCAIATAYLRSQEDTSIQSISFFAAQLDFSDAGDLRCFIDESQITFLQDLMEEQGYLPKSNMMQTYSLLRPRDLYWNFLIDEFFLGKDPFNLDFLFWNDDGTRMPMRLHIDILERLYLEDELTEGKFRMDDGRSIDLRNIDMDLYSVGTLKDHIAPWKSVYRIPHFVTSPIKFVLSSSGHIAGVINPPGSKGHYHTDGTLGQGPEHWLATAHMHEGSWWPDWTAWLKERSQPETDKLPWPPEKARDLGPAPGTYVTEK; encoded by the coding sequence ATGAAAGCCCAGAAAAAGCCCATTATCCGCAATCCCAAACCAGCCAAAGAGAATCCTGCTGTAGAGAACATGGAAAAGCCAACTCAAGACAGCGTTCTGGAAGCAGCCCATATTATTGACCGTAACTTCCGGAAAGCCATGGTTCCCCTGACCGGGCCCATTGATATTCCCGCCTTCAGCAGGGCCTATTTCGACGCCATGATCCATCTGGCATGGAGCCCCGGAACCCGCTTTCGCCTCTTTCTGGAGCAAATGCATTTTTTATCGGATATGGCAGCCATCCAGACCGGTACGGCTCCTCCTTCCGTTGACCGCCGCTTCCGGGATCCCCAATGGGAAACATGGCCCTTCTCCCTTTACAGAGATACTTTTCTTCGGCTGGAAAGCCACCTGGAAACCCGGCTTCAGGATATCCGCGGTGTTTCCAATCATTCCAATCTTCTGGTACAGTTTTTTACCCACCAGATTACCGCCATGATGAACCCTCTCAACTTTCCCGTAACCAACCCGGAGGTAATCCGCACCACCATGGAACAAGGCGGGCAGAATATCGTCAAAGGTATACAAAACCTTATTGATACCCTCTCCACCCATGGGGGGGAGCTGGTGGTCCGTCACAGCCGGGATGACTATTACGAGGTGGGCAAAACCCTTGCCTGCACTCCCGGTAAAGTAGTGTACCGCAATCGTCTCATCGAGCTGATCCAGTACGAACCCGTTACGGATAAAGCCGTCGGCACCCCCATCCTCCTGGTTCCAGCCTGGATCAACAAATACTACATTCTGGACCTTAGCCCCCACAACAGCCTGGCTCGCTACCTGACGGAACAGGGTTTCACCGTGTTTATCATCAGCTGGAAAAATGTGGACGGCAGCTTCCGCAACGATGGCATTGACAGCTATGTCAAAACCGGTCTTGTGGAGGCCGTAGCGGAAATCCGCAACATCACGGGAAGTAAGGGGGTACACCTTACGGGATACTGCATGGGAGCCATTCTCTGTGCCATTGCCACAGCCTATCTCAGGAGCCAGGAAGATACCTCCATCCAGAGCATATCCTTTTTCGCCGCACAGCTGGATTTCAGCGATGCCGGCGATCTGAGATGCTTTATTGACGAAAGCCAGATTACCTTTTTACAGGATCTCATGGAAGAACAGGGCTACCTGCCCAAGTCCAACATGATGCAGACCTACAGCCTTCTGAGACCCAGAGATCTGTACTGGAACTTCCTCATTGATGAGTTCTTCCTCGGAAAAGACCCCTTCAATCTGGATTTCCTGTTCTGGAACGACGACGGCACCCGCATGCCCATGCGGCTGCACATTGATATCCTTGAGCGTCTCTATCTGGAAGATGAACTCACCGAAGGTAAATTCCGCATGGACGACGGCCGCAGCATTGATCTCCGGAACATCGATATGGATCTTTATTCCGTAGGTACACTGAAAGATCACATTGCCCCGTGGAAATCCGTATACAGAATTCCCCACTTTGTAACATCGCCCATCAAGTTCGTTCTTTCCTCCAGCGGTCACATTGCGGGCGTCATCAACCCTCCGGGAAGCAAAGGGCATTACCATACGGACGGTACCCTCGGCCAAGGACCGGAGCACTGGCTGGCCACGGCCCACATGCACGAAGGCAGCTGGTGGCCGGACTGGACTGCCTGGCTGAAGGAACGCAGTCAGCCGGAAACGGACAAACTGCCATGGCCTCCGGAAAAAGCCAGAGACCTTGGCCCGGCACCCGGCACCTATGTAACTGAAAAATAA
- the tkt gene encoding transketolase: MSSTPSTDALCVTTIRTLAMDAIEKANSGHPGAPMGLAPAAYALWTRVMNHNPKNPAWLDRDRFVLSGGHGSMLLYSLLHLSGYGVSLEDLKAFRQMGSRTPGHPEFGHTPGVETTTGPLGQGIANAVGMAMAERHLAARFNRPGFDLVKHFTYVMCGDGDLMEGIAYEAMSLAGHQKLGRLICLYDANDISIEGSTNIAFTENVAGRMEAMGWHTQTLTDGNDLDAITEALETAKTIADRPSLIVLKTRIAFGSPNKEGSADAHGAPLGAEEVRLTKKAYGWPEDAAFHVPDEVYAHFAGVQATMQEKEDAWLELFRRYAAEHKAMANLWLDSMSGFLTDGWDKDIPYFTPGEKVATRAASGKVLNAIAAKVPSLMGGSADLAPSNKTFLNSETEFQAESPEGRNIRFGVREHAMGAIMAGMFLHNGIRPYGATFLVFADYMRPAIRVASLMHLPLIYVFTHDSIAVGEDGPTHQPVEHLASLRAIPNLTVFRPADANETAVGWKVAMRSNSSPTALILSRQGLPVLHTDNKRGRPERGAYILEDAEGTPDMALIASGSEVHLAVEARRILLEKGIQARVISMPSWELFEKDTDEYKKRILPPALTKRLVIEAGIAMGWHKYAGDEGDIISIETFGASGPDKDVLRHFGYFVENIVNRAVVLARKK; encoded by the coding sequence ATGAGTTCCACCCCGTCCACAGACGCCCTCTGCGTTACCACCATCCGTACCCTGGCCATGGATGCCATAGAAAAGGCCAATTCCGGACACCCCGGAGCCCCCATGGGCCTTGCACCCGCCGCCTATGCCCTCTGGACCCGGGTGATGAACCACAACCCCAAAAACCCCGCATGGCTGGACAGAGACCGCTTTGTACTTTCCGGCGGTCATGGCTCCATGCTGCTTTACAGCCTGCTGCATCTTTCCGGATACGGTGTCTCCCTGGAAGACCTGAAAGCCTTCCGTCAGATGGGTTCCAGAACACCGGGGCATCCTGAATTCGGCCACACACCCGGGGTGGAAACCACCACCGGTCCCTTAGGTCAGGGCATTGCCAATGCCGTGGGCATGGCCATGGCAGAACGCCATCTGGCCGCCCGCTTCAACCGGCCCGGCTTTGATCTGGTAAAGCACTTCACCTATGTAATGTGCGGTGACGGGGATCTCATGGAAGGTATTGCCTATGAAGCCATGTCCCTTGCGGGTCATCAGAAACTGGGCAGACTGATCTGTCTCTACGATGCCAACGACATTTCCATTGAAGGATCAACCAACATTGCCTTTACGGAAAATGTGGCCGGTCGCATGGAAGCCATGGGATGGCACACCCAGACCCTCACCGACGGCAATGATCTGGATGCCATAACAGAGGCTCTGGAAACGGCCAAAACCATTGCGGACAGACCTTCCCTGATTGTTCTGAAAACCCGCATTGCCTTTGGCAGTCCCAACAAGGAAGGATCCGCGGATGCCCATGGCGCTCCTCTGGGTGCCGAAGAGGTCCGCCTGACCAAAAAAGCCTATGGATGGCCAGAGGATGCCGCCTTCCACGTTCCGGACGAAGTATACGCCCACTTTGCCGGTGTTCAGGCAACGATGCAGGAAAAGGAAGATGCCTGGCTGGAACTTTTCCGTCGCTACGCAGCAGAACATAAGGCTATGGCCAACCTCTGGCTGGATTCCATGAGCGGTTTTCTCACAGATGGATGGGATAAGGACATTCCCTACTTTACCCCCGGTGAGAAAGTTGCCACACGGGCAGCTTCCGGCAAGGTGCTCAATGCCATTGCCGCAAAAGTTCCTTCCCTGATGGGTGGATCCGCCGATCTGGCACCCTCCAATAAAACCTTTTTAAACAGCGAAACAGAGTTTCAGGCCGAAAGCCCCGAAGGCCGCAATATCCGTTTCGGTGTCAGGGAACACGCCATGGGTGCCATTATGGCAGGCATGTTCCTGCACAACGGAATCCGGCCCTACGGCGCCACCTTCCTTGTCTTTGCCGACTATATGCGCCCTGCCATCCGGGTGGCCAGCCTCATGCACCTGCCTCTCATCTATGTGTTTACCCACGATTCCATTGCCGTGGGCGAAGATGGTCCCACCCACCAGCCCGTGGAGCATCTGGCCTCCTTACGGGCCATCCCCAATCTTACGGTTTTCCGGCCGGCGGATGCCAATGAAACGGCCGTGGGATGGAAAGTAGCCATGCGCAGCAACTCCAGCCCCACAGCCCTGATTCTCAGCCGTCAGGGGCTTCCCGTTCTCCATACCGACAATAAAAGAGGACGGCCGGAAAGGGGTGCCTATATTCTGGAGGATGCCGAAGGAACACCGGATATGGCTCTCATTGCTTCCGGTTCTGAGGTGCATCTGGCTGTGGAGGCACGCAGGATTCTTCTGGAAAAAGGAATTCAGGCACGGGTGATCAGCATGCCCTCTTGGGAACTCTTTGAAAAGGATACGGACGAATACAAAAAACGCATTCTGCCCCCGGCCCTTACAAAAAGGCTGGTGATTGAAGCCGGCATTGCCATGGGCTGGCATAAGTATGCAGGTGACGAAGGCGACATTATTTCCATAGAAACCTTCGGCGCTTCAGGCCCGGACAAAGATGTACTGCGTCATTTTGGCTATTTTGTGGAAAATATTGTCAACCGGGCTGTTGTACTGGCACGGAAAAAGTAA
- a CDS encoding glycerophosphodiester phosphodiesterase, whose amino-acid sequence MKDFPASPLVIAHRGYRMRFPENTLPAFDAAWNAGARMVELDVQWSRDGRIMVHHDTSLERCSNGKGMVREHNAYFLRQLDAGSWFSRAFAGTVIPFLEEVVAGVPEGGWLNVEVKPEAVSEAKNMSRMLASLMAICAPLKGRIVVSSFHHGFLKQLARLPHAPFIGVLSSRWQKEEALLAFATELKAFAWHPDHRGLEKTVVRRMKEAGLRVYPYTVNDQDRAAALLAMGVDGFFSDDAEILKGRDGYDST is encoded by the coding sequence GTGAAAGATTTTCCTGCCTCCCCTCTGGTCATTGCCCACAGGGGGTACAGAATGCGTTTTCCGGAAAATACCCTGCCCGCCTTTGATGCGGCATGGAACGCCGGTGCCCGCATGGTTGAGCTGGATGTGCAATGGAGCCGGGATGGCCGGATCATGGTGCATCATGATACAAGTCTGGAACGTTGCAGCAATGGCAAGGGAATGGTCAGGGAACATAATGCATATTTTCTGCGGCAGCTGGATGCGGGATCATGGTTTTCCCGTGCCTTTGCGGGAACGGTTATTCCCTTTCTGGAAGAGGTGGTCGCCGGTGTTCCCGAGGGAGGCTGGCTCAATGTGGAGGTTAAGCCGGAGGCTGTTTCAGAAGCCAAAAACATGAGCAGAATGCTGGCCTCTCTGATGGCCATATGTGCTCCATTGAAGGGTCGCATTGTGGTATCGAGCTTTCATCATGGTTTTCTGAAACAGCTGGCACGGCTTCCCCATGCACCTTTCATCGGTGTGCTGAGCAGCCGCTGGCAGAAGGAAGAAGCCCTTCTGGCCTTTGCTACGGAACTCAAGGCCTTTGCCTGGCATCCCGACCACAGGGGCCTGGAAAAAACGGTGGTTCGCCGTATGAAGGAGGCCGGGCTCCGGGTTTATCCTTATACGGTCAATGATCAGGACCGGGCAGCCGCCCTGCTGGCCATGGGCGTGGATGGCTTTTTTTCCGATGACGCTGAAATTTTAAAAGGAAGGGATGGGTATGATTCTACCTGA